One window of the Streptomyces asoensis genome contains the following:
- a CDS encoding RDD family protein gives MTTEPPPGSGGGEPPEDDPFRKRPPQQEPPQPPYGQGQPPSGAGQGSPYDAPHDPFGGGAGQPPPSGGGPYGGGPQGGDPYGGYPADPLSGMPPLADSGKRTLARIIDMILVFIVVTLLAWAFGVAQYTVDADDIEFGKTFGRELLAAILYVAYDTILTAKSGQTLGKKWLGMRVANLENGSTPSAQTSLIRALVLWVPFAFCCACVWTAICGGWSFFDKPYKQGLHDKAAKTVVVSSR, from the coding sequence ATGACCACCGAACCGCCCCCCGGCTCCGGCGGCGGTGAGCCGCCGGAGGACGACCCGTTCAGGAAGCGGCCCCCGCAGCAGGAGCCCCCGCAGCCCCCGTACGGTCAGGGTCAGCCCCCGTCCGGTGCGGGGCAGGGCTCGCCGTACGACGCACCGCACGATCCGTTCGGCGGCGGGGCGGGCCAGCCCCCGCCCTCTGGTGGCGGCCCGTACGGCGGTGGTCCACAGGGCGGCGACCCCTACGGCGGCTACCCGGCCGACCCGCTCTCCGGGATGCCCCCGCTCGCCGACAGCGGCAAGCGCACGCTGGCCCGGATCATCGACATGATCCTCGTCTTCATCGTGGTGACCCTGCTGGCCTGGGCCTTCGGGGTCGCGCAGTACACGGTGGACGCGGACGACATCGAGTTCGGCAAGACCTTCGGGCGGGAGCTCCTCGCCGCGATCCTGTACGTCGCGTACGACACGATCCTGACCGCCAAGTCCGGTCAGACGCTGGGCAAGAAGTGGCTCGGCATGCGTGTGGCCAACCTCGAAAACGGCTCCACGCCCTCCGCGCAGACCTCGCTGATCCGCGCCCTGGTGCTGTGGGTGCCGTTCGCGTTCTGCTGCGCCTGTGTGTGGACGGCGATCTGCGGCGGCTGGAGCTTCTTCGACAAGCCCTACAAGCAGGGTCTGCACGACAAGGCGGCCAAGACGGTGGTGGTCAGCTCGCGGTGA
- a CDS encoding RDD family protein: protein MSAPTPAPGDDRPREGYYPDPSIPGYVRYWNGASWVPGTSRPAPSDGRPLTPPPGSPPASVEETGPHFFDEDPAPADPYGGRPEPASAWGADRAHQSGFGGDQDRRVSWGAPQGADPRVPSPAPAQPEGLSTSTDGTSTIPPAEPEDGAGAGDVVSGGTFVFRRPTAGGAAAPAPGASGPPGLVPDEGTVTFRAPAPRTGHQDGASGAQPAGTSGPAGNAAAFPAAAQGPGPTAAPGTPGAPGTPGFGDSAAAPSAASAAFSAQGPVGAPAGPGAAPAKPGFGAGKAAAERAAAAQTPGVPAPQGPAHVAAAAPAPVPAPVPAPAPAPQGPAGFPAAQPGAQPVAQAPASAAPLSGPQQGAPSVPQQAGGPQPQAAGSAPQAAVPMAAGPGGGQSSWAQQVHQLAGAEDGPVAPWKPPVDDIFQAAARRASEARPAGLGKRLAARLVDTLVLAAVTAAAAVPLGVKALDHVTAKVDAAKLTGETVTVWLLDGTTSVYLGIVLAVLLVFGIVYEAVPTAKWGRTLGKKLFGLEVRDIEGGEPPSFRAALRRWLVYSVPGLLVVGVVGVVWGLFDKPWRQCWHDKAAHTFVAG from the coding sequence ATGAGCGCCCCAACCCCGGCACCCGGCGACGACAGGCCCCGCGAGGGGTACTACCCGGACCCGTCCATCCCTGGATACGTCCGGTACTGGAACGGTGCCTCCTGGGTACCGGGCACCAGCCGGCCGGCGCCATCCGACGGCCGACCGCTCACGCCCCCGCCCGGCTCGCCCCCGGCCTCCGTGGAGGAGACCGGCCCGCACTTCTTCGACGAGGACCCGGCACCGGCGGACCCGTACGGCGGCCGTCCCGAGCCCGCCTCCGCGTGGGGCGCCGACCGCGCCCACCAGTCCGGCTTCGGCGGCGACCAGGACCGCCGGGTCTCCTGGGGCGCCCCGCAGGGCGCCGACCCCAGGGTGCCCTCGCCCGCCCCGGCGCAGCCCGAGGGCCTGTCCACGAGCACGGACGGCACGTCCACGATCCCGCCCGCGGAACCGGAGGACGGTGCCGGTGCCGGGGACGTGGTCTCCGGGGGCACGTTCGTCTTCCGCCGGCCGACGGCGGGCGGCGCCGCCGCCCCCGCGCCCGGTGCCTCCGGCCCGCCGGGGCTCGTCCCCGACGAGGGCACGGTCACCTTCCGCGCGCCGGCCCCGCGCACGGGCCACCAGGACGGCGCGTCCGGCGCGCAGCCGGCGGGCACGTCGGGTCCGGCGGGCAACGCGGCCGCGTTCCCCGCCGCAGCCCAGGGGCCCGGCCCCACGGCGGCCCCCGGGACACCCGGGGCGCCCGGGACACCCGGGTTCGGCGACTCCGCCGCAGCCCCCTCAGCCGCTTCCGCCGCCTTCAGCGCCCAGGGTCCGGTCGGGGCGCCGGCCGGACCCGGTGCCGCCCCCGCCAAGCCCGGTTTCGGGGCCGGCAAGGCGGCCGCCGAGCGTGCGGCGGCGGCCCAGACCCCGGGCGTCCCGGCCCCGCAGGGCCCAGCCCACGTCGCGGCCGCCGCACCGGCGCCTGTCCCCGCCCCCGTTCCGGCGCCCGCCCCCGCCCCGCAGGGCCCCGCGGGGTTCCCGGCCGCGCAGCCCGGTGCTCAGCCCGTCGCCCAGGCGCCCGCGTCCGCCGCACCCCTCTCCGGCCCCCAGCAGGGCGCTCCGAGCGTGCCCCAGCAGGCCGGCGGCCCTCAGCCGCAGGCCGCCGGGTCCGCCCCGCAGGCCGCCGTCCCGATGGCCGCCGGTCCCGGCGGTGGACAGTCCTCGTGGGCACAACAGGTGCACCAGCTCGCGGGTGCCGAGGACGGACCCGTCGCGCCGTGGAAACCGCCGGTCGACGACATCTTCCAGGCGGCCGCCCGGCGGGCGTCCGAGGCCCGTCCCGCGGGCCTCGGCAAGCGGCTGGCCGCCCGGCTCGTGGACACGCTCGTCCTCGCGGCCGTCACCGCCGCCGCCGCCGTGCCGCTGGGCGTGAAGGCCCTCGACCATGTGACCGCGAAGGTCGACGCCGCCAAGCTCACCGGAGAGACCGTCACCGTCTGGCTGCTCGACGGCACGACGTCGGTGTACCTCGGGATCGTCCTCGCCGTGCTGCTGGTCTTCGGGATCGTGTACGAAGCCGTGCCGACCGCGAAGTGGGGTCGCACGCTGGGCAAGAAGCTGTTCGGTCTCGAGGTGCGGGACATCGAGGGCGGCGAGCCGCCGTCCTTCCGGGCGGCCCTGCGCCGCTGGCTCGTCTACAGCGTGCCCGGTCTGCTCGTCGTCGGTGTGGTGGGCGTCGTATGGGGCCTGTTCGACAAGCCGTGGCGGCAGTGCTGGCACGACAAGGCGGCCCACACGTTCGTCGCCGGCTGA
- a CDS encoding SsgA family sporulation/cell division regulator — translation MHLTVVERELELKLILSPERSIPVPARLGYRSDDPFAVHVAFHINSEHPVDWTFARELLVEGVFRPCGHGDVRVWPTKVEGRSVVLMALSSPDGDALLEAPTAQVSAWLERTMRVVPPGTEGEQLGIDDGLAELLAPTPADDLWLCDPWPSDESKEGE, via the coding sequence ATGCATCTCACCGTGGTGGAACGCGAACTGGAGCTCAAGCTGATCCTGTCGCCGGAGCGCAGCATCCCGGTCCCGGCCCGGCTGGGCTACCGCAGCGACGACCCGTTCGCCGTCCACGTCGCCTTCCACATCAACTCCGAGCACCCGGTCGACTGGACGTTCGCCCGTGAGCTGCTGGTGGAGGGCGTGTTCCGGCCGTGCGGGCACGGGGACGTGCGGGTGTGGCCCACGAAGGTGGAGGGGCGCAGCGTCGTGCTGATGGCACTGAGCTCGCCCGACGGGGACGCCCTTCTCGAGGCGCCCACGGCCCAGGTCTCGGCCTGGCTGGAGCGGACGATGCGAGTGGTGCCCCCGGGGACCGAGGGTGAGCAGCTCGGCATCGACGACGGTCTGGCCGAGCTGCTCGCCCCGACTCCCGCGGACGACCTGTGGCTGTGCGACCCGTGGCCGTCGGACGAGTCCAAGGAAGGGGAGTGA
- a CDS encoding FAD-binding oxidoreductase, with amino-acid sequence MSRHLVDRLLVGLPPEAVLTDPDITGSYANDMASFCPAGTPAAVVLPRTVEEVQHVMRTATELRVPVVPQGARTGLSGGANASEGCVVLSLTKMDRIIEINPVDRIAVVEPGVVNAALSRAVNEHGLCYPPDPSSWEMCTIGGNIGTASGGLCCVKYGVTAEYVLGLDVVLADGRLMTTGRRTAKGVAGYDLTRLFVGSEGSLGIVVRAVLALRPQPPQQLVLAAEFASGAAACDAVCRIMAGGHVPSLLELMDRTTVRAVNDLAHMGLPESTEALLLAAFDTPDPAADLAAVGALCEAAGATQVVPADDFAESELLLQARRSALVALEAVKGTTMIDDVCVPRSRLGEMIEGVERIAEKHRLTIGVVAHAGDGNTHPTVCFDAADPDECRRARESFDEIMGLGLELGGTITGEHGVGVLKKEWLAREIGPVGVEMQRAVKVAFDPLGILNPGKLF; translated from the coding sequence ATGAGCCGTCACCTCGTCGACCGTCTGCTCGTCGGCCTACCCCCCGAGGCCGTCCTCACCGACCCGGACATCACGGGCTCCTACGCCAACGACATGGCCAGTTTCTGCCCGGCCGGCACCCCCGCCGCGGTGGTGCTGCCGCGCACCGTGGAAGAGGTCCAGCACGTCATGCGCACGGCGACCGAGCTGCGTGTCCCGGTCGTCCCGCAGGGCGCCCGCACCGGACTGTCCGGGGGCGCCAACGCCTCCGAGGGCTGCGTCGTCCTCTCCCTGACGAAGATGGACCGGATCATCGAGATCAACCCGGTCGACCGGATCGCCGTCGTCGAACCGGGCGTCGTCAACGCGGCCCTCTCCCGAGCGGTGAACGAACACGGCCTCTGCTACCCGCCCGACCCCTCCAGCTGGGAGATGTGCACGATCGGCGGCAACATCGGCACCGCGTCGGGCGGCCTGTGCTGCGTCAAGTACGGGGTGACGGCCGAGTACGTCCTCGGCCTGGACGTCGTGCTCGCCGACGGCCGCCTGATGACCACCGGCCGCCGCACGGCGAAGGGCGTCGCCGGATACGACCTCACCCGCCTGTTCGTGGGCTCGGAGGGCTCGCTGGGGATCGTCGTCCGGGCGGTCCTCGCCCTGAGGCCGCAGCCGCCGCAGCAGCTGGTGCTGGCGGCCGAGTTCGCGTCCGGGGCCGCCGCCTGCGACGCGGTGTGCCGGATCATGGCCGGCGGACACGTCCCGTCCCTCCTCGAACTCATGGACCGTACGACGGTCAGAGCCGTCAACGACCTGGCCCACATGGGCCTCCCGGAGAGCACCGAAGCCCTGCTGCTGGCCGCCTTCGACACCCCCGACCCGGCCGCCGACCTCGCCGCCGTCGGCGCGCTGTGCGAGGCGGCCGGCGCCACCCAGGTGGTCCCCGCCGACGACTTCGCCGAGTCCGAACTCCTGCTCCAGGCGCGGCGGTCGGCGCTCGTCGCCCTGGAGGCCGTCAAGGGCACGACGATGATCGACGACGTGTGCGTGCCCCGGTCCAGGCTCGGCGAGATGATCGAGGGCGTCGAGCGCATCGCGGAGAAGCACCGGCTGACCATCGGGGTCGTCGCCCACGCGGGCGACGGCAACACCCACCCCACGGTCTGCTTCGACGCGGCGGACCCCGACGAGTGCCGGCGCGCCCGCGAATCCTTCGACGAGATCATGGGCCTCGGCCTGGAACTCGGCGGCACCATCACCGGCGAGCACGGCGTGGGCGTGCTGAAGAAGGAGTGGCTGGCGCGCGAGATCGGCCCGGTGGGCGTGGAGATGCAGCGGGCGGTCAAGGTGGCCTTCGACCCGCTGGGCATCCTCAACCCGGGCAAACTGTTCTGA
- a CDS encoding tetratricopeptide repeat protein, with amino-acid sequence MENAERAAEERTAPEEAAADDAAPAATGKVSRLRRRLLVGSLVGCLALGGGVLLCLPGGDPAVRRAAAPAPGAQAGTAVRTGVPAALPDLAVLIDERESRVRAHPRDARSWAVLGTAYVEQGRRTADAAALYPKAEQALRTSLKVRPKGNAEALDGLAALANARRDFRAALSFGEAARKLAPKRWTTYPQLIDAYTGLGDYKKARKALDSLTALHSGPTVRARAAGVYWDRGWREDAQAALADAAAGASSPAEQAAWLERAGQLAWERGERADALRHFQEAVRIDPDQRAAQAGQGRALAALGRTSEALNAYQVALAKQPSPSYALELGELYESLGLTQAARVQYDLLRERVRQDAAGGVDGELVLGRFEADHGDPASAVRRLRAEWRQQPGIAVADALGWALHRAGDDKEALRFAMIATDRVHGGAMHSAPYMYHRGMIERTLEREGPARRHLQEALRINPYFSPLLGPVAREAVARLGGEPAPAELPE; translated from the coding sequence ATGGAGAACGCAGAGCGCGCCGCCGAAGAGCGCACCGCCCCCGAAGAGGCCGCCGCGGACGACGCGGCTCCCGCGGCCACCGGCAAGGTTTCCCGGCTGCGTCGGCGGCTGCTCGTCGGCTCGCTCGTGGGGTGTCTCGCGCTGGGCGGCGGGGTGCTGCTGTGCCTGCCCGGTGGGGACCCCGCGGTGCGGCGGGCGGCCGCGCCGGCTCCGGGGGCGCAGGCGGGCACGGCGGTCCGTACGGGGGTGCCTGCCGCGCTGCCGGATCTGGCGGTGCTGATCGACGAGCGCGAGAGCAGGGTACGGGCGCATCCACGGGACGCGCGGTCCTGGGCGGTGCTGGGCACGGCCTACGTCGAGCAGGGCCGGCGCACCGCGGACGCCGCCGCCCTGTACCCGAAGGCCGAGCAGGCGCTGCGGACCTCGCTGAAGGTGCGTCCGAAGGGCAACGCCGAGGCCCTCGACGGTCTGGCCGCGCTGGCGAACGCGCGCCGTGACTTCCGGGCGGCCCTGTCCTTCGGCGAGGCCGCGCGCAAACTGGCGCCGAAGCGCTGGACGACGTATCCGCAGCTGATCGACGCGTACACCGGGCTCGGCGACTACAAGAAGGCCCGCAAGGCGCTCGACTCGCTGACGGCGCTGCACTCCGGGCCGACCGTGCGGGCCCGGGCGGCGGGCGTCTACTGGGACCGGGGCTGGCGCGAGGACGCGCAGGCCGCGCTGGCCGACGCGGCGGCCGGTGCCTCCTCCCCCGCCGAGCAGGCGGCCTGGCTGGAGCGGGCGGGGCAGCTGGCCTGGGAGCGCGGCGAGCGGGCGGACGCCCTGCGGCACTTCCAGGAGGCGGTCAGGATCGACCCCGACCAGCGGGCCGCGCAGGCCGGGCAGGGGCGGGCGCTGGCGGCTCTGGGGCGGACCTCGGAAGCGTTGAACGCGTACCAGGTGGCGCTCGCCAAGCAGCCGTCGCCGAGTTACGCGCTGGAGCTGGGCGAGCTGTACGAGTCGCTGGGGCTCACGCAGGCGGCGCGCGTGCAGTACGACCTGCTGCGGGAACGGGTCCGGCAGGACGCGGCGGGCGGGGTGGACGGGGAGCTGGTGCTCGGCCGGTTCGAGGCGGACCACGGGGACCCGGCCTCGGCGGTACGGCGGCTGCGGGCCGAGTGGCGGCAACAGCCGGGGATCGCGGTCGCGGACGCGCTGGGCTGGGCGCTGCACCGGGCCGGGGACGACAAGGAGGCGCTGAGGTTCGCCATGATCGCCACCGACCGGGTGCACGGGGGCGCCATGCACAGCGCGCCGTACATGTACCACCGGGGCATGATCGAGCGGACGCTGGAGAGGGAGGGGCCGGCCCGGCGTCACCTCCAGGAGGCGCTGCGGATCAACCCGTACTTCTCGCCGCTGCTCGGCCCGGTGGCCCGGGAGGCGGTGGCCCGGCTGGGCGGCGAGCCGGCCCCGGCCGAGCTGCCCGAGTAG
- the hppD gene encoding 4-hydroxyphenylpyruvate dioxygenase, whose translation MTQTTHHTPDTARQADPFPVKGMDAVVFAVGNAKQAAHYYSTAFGMKLVAYSGPETGSRETASYVLTNGSARFVLTSVIKAATTWGHFLERHVAEHGDGVVDLAIEVPDARAAYAYAIEHGARSVAEPYELKDEHGTVVLAAIATYGETRHTLVDRSGYDGPYLPGFAAAEPIVEPPAHRTFQAIDHCVGNVELGRMNEWVGFYNKVMGFTNMKEFVGDDIATEYSALMSKVVADGTLKVKFPINEPAIAKKKSQIDEYLEFYGGAGVQHIALNTNDIVQTVRTMRAAGVRFLDTPDSYYDTLGEWVGDTRVPVETLRELKILADRDEDGYLLQIFTKPVQDKPTVFFEIIERHGSMGFGKGNFKALFEAIEREQEKRGNL comes from the coding sequence ATGACGCAGACCACACACCACACTCCCGACACCGCCCGGCAGGCCGACCCCTTCCCGGTCAAGGGAATGGACGCGGTCGTCTTCGCCGTGGGCAACGCCAAGCAGGCGGCGCACTACTACTCCACCGCCTTCGGCATGAAGCTGGTCGCCTACTCCGGACCGGAGACCGGCAGCCGCGAGACCGCCTCGTACGTGCTCACCAACGGCTCGGCCCGCTTCGTCCTGACCTCGGTCATCAAGGCCGCCACCACCTGGGGCCACTTCCTCGAGCGGCATGTGGCCGAGCACGGCGACGGCGTCGTCGACCTGGCCATCGAGGTTCCCGACGCGCGGGCCGCGTACGCCTACGCGATCGAGCACGGCGCCCGCTCGGTCGCCGAGCCGTACGAGCTGAAGGACGAGCACGGCACCGTCGTCCTCGCCGCGATCGCCACCTACGGCGAGACCCGCCACACCCTCGTCGACCGCTCCGGCTACGACGGCCCCTACCTCCCCGGCTTCGCCGCCGCCGAGCCGATCGTCGAACCGCCCGCCCACCGCACCTTCCAGGCGATCGACCACTGCGTCGGCAACGTCGAACTCGGCCGGATGAACGAGTGGGTCGGCTTCTACAACAAGGTCATGGGCTTCACGAACATGAAGGAGTTCGTGGGCGACGACATCGCCACCGAGTACAGCGCCCTGATGTCGAAGGTCGTCGCGGACGGCACGCTCAAGGTCAAGTTCCCGATCAACGAGCCCGCCATCGCCAAGAAGAAGTCCCAGATCGACGAGTACCTGGAGTTCTACGGCGGCGCCGGCGTCCAGCACATCGCGCTCAACACCAACGACATCGTGCAGACGGTACGGACGATGCGGGCGGCCGGGGTCCGGTTCCTCGACACCCCCGACTCCTACTACGACACCCTCGGCGAGTGGGTCGGCGACACCCGCGTCCCCGTCGAGACCCTGCGCGAGCTGAAGATCCTCGCCGACCGCGACGAGGACGGCTACCTGCTCCAGATCTTCACCAAGCCGGTCCAGGACAAGCCGACCGTCTTCTTCGAGATCATCGAACGGCACGGCTCGATGGGCTTCGGCAAGGGCAACTTCAAGGCCCTGTTCGAGGCGATCGAGCGCGAGCAGGAGAAGCGCGGCAACCTGTAA
- a CDS encoding Lrp/AsnC family transcriptional regulator translates to MAIDRLDGRIIVLLAREPRLGVLEMSRRLGVARGTVQARLDRLQSNGVIRGFGPEVDPAALGYPVTAFATLQIRQGQGADVRAHLGSVPEVLELHTTTGSGDMLCRLVARSNADLQRVIDLVVGFDGIVRASTAIVMENPVPLRIIPLVEQAAEDDRDRP, encoded by the coding sequence ATGGCGATCGACCGACTGGACGGCCGGATCATCGTGCTGCTGGCCCGGGAACCGCGCCTGGGGGTGCTGGAGATGTCCCGGCGGCTGGGGGTGGCCCGGGGGACGGTTCAGGCGCGGCTCGACCGGCTTCAGTCGAATGGCGTCATCCGGGGGTTCGGCCCCGAGGTCGATCCGGCGGCGCTCGGCTACCCGGTCACGGCGTTCGCCACGCTCCAGATCCGGCAGGGGCAAGGAGCCGACGTGCGGGCCCACTTGGGTTCCGTGCCGGAGGTGCTGGAGCTGCACACCACCACCGGCAGCGGGGACATGCTGTGCCGGCTGGTGGCCCGTTCCAACGCCGACCTCCAGCGGGTGATCGACCTGGTTGTCGGTTTTGATGGCATTGTCCGGGCCTCCACCGCGATCGTGATGGAGAACCCCGTTCCGCTGCGGATCATCCCGCTGGTGGAGCAGGCGGCCGAGGACGACCGGGACAGGCCCTGA
- a CDS encoding ABC transporter permease, translating into MSFWEYLGNRHQQLLTDAYQQASLVFQCMLMATVIGVVIGVVTYRSGWAGNLATLGTSAILTVPSLAMIGLLIPLVGLGVPPTVIALTLYGLLPVVRNAIVGLRGVDPTLVDAAKGIGMSSAMRLLRVELPLAWPPILTGIRVSTQMLMGIAAIAAYASGPGLGNEIFRGIASLGSKNALNQVLAGTLGIIVLALLFDAAYVLIGRLTIPRGIRV; encoded by the coding sequence GTGAGCTTCTGGGAGTACCTGGGCAACCGTCACCAGCAACTGCTCACCGACGCCTATCAGCAGGCCAGCCTCGTCTTCCAGTGCATGCTCATGGCGACCGTGATCGGCGTCGTGATCGGCGTCGTCACCTACCGCAGCGGCTGGGCGGGCAACCTCGCCACCCTCGGCACCTCCGCGATCCTCACCGTCCCGTCGCTCGCGATGATCGGTCTGCTGATCCCGCTCGTGGGGCTCGGCGTGCCGCCGACGGTGATCGCGCTGACCCTGTACGGACTGCTGCCGGTGGTGCGCAACGCGATCGTGGGGCTGCGCGGCGTCGATCCCACGCTCGTGGACGCGGCCAAGGGCATCGGGATGTCCTCGGCGATGCGGCTGCTGCGGGTCGAGCTGCCGCTGGCCTGGCCGCCGATCCTGACCGGGATCCGGGTCTCGACACAGATGCTGATGGGCATCGCCGCCATCGCCGCGTACGCCTCCGGGCCCGGCCTCGGCAACGAGATCTTCCGCGGCATCGCCTCGCTCGGCAGCAAGAACGCCCTCAACCAGGTCCTGGCGGGCACGCTCGGGATCATCGTCCTGGCCCTGCTGTTCGACGCCGCGTACGTCCTGATCGGACGGCTGACGATTCCCAGGGGGATCCGTGTCTGA
- a CDS encoding betaine/proline/choline family ABC transporter ATP-binding protein (Members of the family are the ATP-binding subunit of ABC transporters for substrates such as betaine, L-proline or other amino acids, choline, carnitine, etc. The substrate specificity is best determined from the substrate-binding subunit, rather than this subunit, as it interacts with the permease subunit and not with substrate directly.): protein MSETEPEDGAHGATIELVNLTKRYPGNPNPAVDNVTMEIKAGETVIFVGPSGCGKSTTLKMINRLIEPSGGRIRINGEDVTDIDPVKLRRKVGYAIQSSGLFPHMTVAQNIALVPKMIGWPKGRIRDRVEEMLDLVGLDPGEFHGRYPRQLSGGQQQRVGVARALAADPPVLLMDEPFGAVDPITRDHLQDELIRLQHELHKTIVFVTHDFDEAIKLGDRIAVLRERSHIAQFDTPEAILTNPADDFVSGFVGAGAALKRLNLSRVRDVEITDYPTVTVDDPLQTIFNKLRSSGTNEILLLDQRRRPYKWLRRGDLMRARGSLARAGTLVSDTVTRDATLRDALEAVLTDNTGRVAVTGRRGEYTGVVDMETLLNSVHELLEADRLEALEAQHELEEARAAQTHAEQEGPGGEAKA, encoded by the coding sequence GTGTCTGAGACCGAGCCGGAGGACGGCGCCCACGGGGCGACGATCGAGCTGGTGAACCTCACCAAACGCTATCCGGGCAACCCCAACCCCGCCGTCGACAACGTCACCATGGAGATCAAGGCGGGCGAGACCGTCATCTTCGTCGGCCCGTCGGGCTGCGGGAAGTCGACCACCCTGAAGATGATCAACCGGCTGATCGAGCCGAGCGGCGGCCGGATCCGGATCAACGGCGAGGACGTCACCGACATCGACCCGGTGAAGCTGCGCCGCAAGGTCGGGTACGCGATCCAGTCGTCCGGGCTCTTCCCGCACATGACGGTCGCGCAGAACATCGCGCTCGTGCCGAAGATGATCGGCTGGCCCAAGGGGCGGATCCGGGACCGGGTGGAGGAGATGCTCGACCTGGTCGGGCTCGACCCCGGCGAGTTCCACGGCCGCTATCCGCGCCAGCTGTCCGGCGGGCAGCAGCAACGGGTCGGTGTGGCACGGGCGTTGGCGGCGGATCCGCCCGTACTGCTGATGGACGAGCCGTTCGGCGCGGTCGACCCGATCACCCGCGACCACCTCCAGGACGAGCTGATCCGGCTCCAGCACGAGCTGCACAAGACCATCGTGTTCGTCACCCACGACTTCGACGAGGCGATCAAGCTGGGCGACCGGATCGCGGTGCTGCGCGAACGCTCGCACATCGCCCAGTTCGACACCCCGGAGGCGATCCTCACCAACCCGGCGGACGACTTCGTGTCCGGGTTCGTGGGGGCGGGGGCGGCGCTGAAGCGGCTCAACCTGAGCCGGGTTCGGGACGTGGAGATCACCGACTACCCGACGGTGACCGTCGACGACCCGCTCCAGACCATCTTCAACAAGCTCCGCTCCAGCGGCACGAACGAGATCCTGCTCCTCGACCAGCGCAGACGCCCCTACAAGTGGCTGCGCCGCGGGGACCTGATGCGGGCCAGGGGCTCGCTGGCGCGGGCCGGAACCCTGGTCAGCGACACGGTGACCCGGGACGCCACTCTGCGGGACGCGCTGGAGGCGGTGCTCACGGACAACACCGGGCGGGTCGCGGTCACCGGGCGGCGCGGCGAGTACACCGGGGTCGTCGACATGGAGACGCTGCTGAACTCCGTGCACGAGCTGCTGGAGGCCGACCGGTTGGAGGCGCTGGAGGCGCAACACGAACTGGAGGAGGCCCGGGCCGCGCAGACGCACGCGGAACAGGAGGGCCCTGGCGGGGAGGCGAAAGCGTGA
- a CDS encoding ABC transporter permease, which produces MPGPQDETEDERQETRTPPSAPPRRRLTWQKLTFLPAFLVALLLATWLWFQQADLDPISENALSNGQVSKALWQQVQLTVISTFFVLIIAIPLGILLTRGSLRRATPFAMAIANMGQATPAIGLLALLVIWLGTGTKAALIGIIAYAILPVLANTIAGLKSNDPTLLEAARGIGMSSLGVLRKVELPLAVPLILAGVRTALVLNVGTATLATFGGGGGLGVLITTGITNQRMPVLVLGSILTVSLALLVDWLASLAEVLLRPRGLEVDS; this is translated from the coding sequence ATTCCCGGGCCGCAGGACGAGACCGAGGACGAGCGACAGGAGACCAGGACCCCGCCGTCGGCGCCGCCCCGCCGTCGCCTCACCTGGCAGAAGCTGACCTTCCTGCCCGCCTTCCTCGTCGCCCTGCTGCTCGCCACCTGGCTGTGGTTCCAGCAGGCGGACCTGGACCCGATCTCCGAGAACGCGCTGTCGAACGGGCAGGTGTCGAAGGCGCTGTGGCAGCAGGTGCAGCTCACGGTGATCTCCACCTTCTTCGTGCTGATCATCGCCATCCCGCTCGGCATCCTGCTCACCCGGGGTTCGCTGCGCAGAGCCACGCCGTTCGCGATGGCCATCGCCAACATGGGGCAGGCGACACCCGCCATCGGTCTGCTCGCCCTGCTGGTGATCTGGCTGGGCACGGGCACGAAGGCCGCCCTGATCGGCATCATCGCCTACGCGATCCTGCCGGTGCTCGCCAACACCATCGCGGGTCTGAAGTCGAACGATCCGACGCTGCTGGAGGCGGCCCGCGGCATCGGGATGTCCTCGCTGGGCGTGCTCCGCAAGGTCGAGCTGCCGCTGGCCGTCCCGCTCATCCTGGCCGGTGTACGGACGGCCCTCGTCCTCAACGTCGGTACGGCGACCCTGGCGACCTTCGGCGGGGGCGGCGGCCTGGGCGTACTGATCACCACCGGCATCACCAACCAGCGCATGCCGGTGCTGGTGCTGGGCTCGATCCTCACCGTCTCGCTGGCACTGCTCGTCGACTGGCTGGCCTCACTGGCGGAAGTGCTGCTGCGGCCGCGGGGGTTGGAGGTGGACTCGTGA